The Zobellia alginiliquefaciens genome contains a region encoding:
- a CDS encoding MATE family efflux transporter, with protein MKAEINFKSINKLAIPATVAGIAEPLLSITDTAIVGNIPVDGLESLAAAGIVGSFLSMLIWILGQTRSAISAIISQYLGAGRIEEVKTLPAQAIFLNIGLSILVLLSTIFIVEDIFKLLNATGKILQYCVSYYSIRVWGFPLTLFVFAVMGIFRGLQNTYYPMLIAIVGAVLNVVLDFIFVYGIEGVLEPMYLEGAAWASLLAQGVMAIIAFVLLITKTNINLRLQLPVHNELGRLVIMSLNLFVRALALNTALILAVREATELGPKYIGAHTIAVNIWLFSAFFIDGYAAAGNIMGGRLLGAKDYDGLWLLAKKILKYGLLVSVALVAAGFLFYKPIGLIFSKETVVLHAFYAVFFIVILGLPMNTVAFIFDGIFKGMGEMKYLRNTLLAATFLGFVPVLFFGIYMNWGLYGIWIAFTVWMAIRGGALVVKFIRKFRPLLKNP; from the coding sequence TTGAAGGCGGAAATCAATTTTAAGTCCATTAATAAGTTAGCTATACCAGCAACGGTTGCGGGTATTGCGGAACCGCTATTGTCCATTACCGATACCGCTATTGTGGGTAATATTCCCGTAGACGGATTGGAATCGCTGGCTGCAGCGGGAATCGTCGGTTCTTTTCTATCAATGTTGATATGGATATTAGGTCAGACGCGCAGCGCTATATCAGCTATAATCTCACAATATTTGGGTGCAGGTCGCATAGAGGAAGTGAAAACCTTGCCAGCACAAGCTATATTCCTGAATATCGGGCTGAGTATTCTAGTTCTGCTGTCTACTATTTTTATAGTAGAAGATATTTTTAAACTTCTAAACGCCACGGGAAAGATTCTCCAGTATTGTGTTTCGTATTATTCTATTCGTGTGTGGGGCTTTCCGTTAACCCTTTTTGTATTTGCTGTAATGGGTATTTTTCGTGGTTTGCAGAATACGTATTACCCTATGTTGATTGCTATTGTTGGGGCCGTTCTTAATGTGGTGTTGGACTTTATTTTTGTGTACGGAATAGAAGGTGTTCTTGAGCCTATGTATTTAGAAGGTGCCGCATGGGCAAGCCTTTTGGCACAGGGTGTTATGGCTATTATTGCTTTTGTATTGTTGATTACAAAGACTAATATAAACCTACGCTTACAATTACCCGTTCATAATGAATTGGGTAGATTGGTCATTATGAGCCTGAATCTTTTTGTACGGGCATTGGCTCTAAATACTGCTTTGATCTTGGCGGTTCGCGAAGCTACTGAACTGGGGCCAAAATATATTGGAGCACACACCATAGCGGTCAATATCTGGTTGTTTTCCGCCTTTTTTATTGATGGATATGCCGCTGCGGGAAATATTATGGGCGGTAGGCTTCTGGGCGCTAAAGATTATGATGGCTTATGGTTACTTGCCAAGAAAATATTGAAGTACGGACTTCTAGTAAGTGTGGCATTGGTTGCCGCAGGATTTCTGTTCTATAAACCGATCGGACTTATTTTTTCAAAGGAAACGGTGGTGCTTCATGCTTTTTATGCCGTGTTTTTTATTGTGATTTTAGGGTTGCCCATGAATACCGTTGCTTTTATTTTTGATGGAATTTTTAAAGGGATGGGAGAAATGAAATACCTAAGAAATACCCTTTTGGCAGCTACCTTCTTGGGTTTTGTTCCTGTTCTTTTCTTTGGAATATATATGAATTGGGGTCTTTACGGAATTTGGATAGCTTTCACCGTTTGGATGGCCATTCGTGGCGGTGCCCTGGTCGTTAAGTTTATAAGAAAGTTTCGGCCGCTCTTGAAAAACCCCTAA
- a CDS encoding GNAT family N-acetyltransferase produces the protein MIRPAKLTDIPQILTVTKACATAMIQQGIYQWNENYPSKQAFETDIERGELYILQEDNQIIGSIVLSTLMDEEYVPIKWLTPTGKNIYIHRVAVHPDYQGKGYAQKMMAFAENYARENRFESIRLDTFSQNKRNQRFYEARGFQRLGDIFFPKQSEYPFHCYELVL, from the coding sequence ATGATCAGGCCGGCAAAATTAACTGATATCCCTCAAATACTCACGGTTACCAAGGCTTGTGCTACGGCAATGATACAGCAGGGTATTTACCAATGGAATGAAAATTACCCGTCAAAACAAGCATTTGAAACTGATATTGAACGAGGGGAGTTGTACATTTTGCAGGAAGATAATCAAATTATTGGCAGTATAGTACTCTCTACTTTAATGGATGAAGAATATGTGCCCATAAAATGGTTAACGCCCACAGGTAAGAACATTTATATACATCGGGTGGCGGTTCATCCGGATTATCAAGGTAAAGGCTACGCCCAAAAAATGATGGCTTTTGCAGAGAATTATGCCAGAGAAAACAGGTTTGAGTCTATTCGTTTGGATACCTTCAGCCAAAACAAACGCAACCAAAGGTTTTATGAAGCCAGAGGGTTTCAGCGTTTGGGAGATATTTTCTTTCCAAAACAGAGTGAATATCCCTTTCATTGTTATGAATTAGTGTTGTAA